One window of the Paraburkholderia sp. PGU19 genome contains the following:
- a CDS encoding flagellin domain-containing protein, translated as MLNINTNIASLTAQNNLSGSQSALSQAINRLSSGKRVNTAADDAAGLAIATSQTASINALTQGAANANNGISMVQTTNGALQSVVDNLQRIRQLAVEAGDGSLDSNALANLQSEVSTRLTEITRVAQQTTFNGQKVLTGISSVNFQIGAFNGQQITANFGSQAWDSTSLGINALSVSTASAAQSAMSTIDNVLTSVNTFQATLGATQNTFQAAISTTQTQATNMSAARSQITDADFATETANLSKAQVLQQAGISVLAQANSMPQQVLKLLQ; from the coding sequence ATGCTGAACATCAACACCAACATCGCTTCGCTGACCGCGCAGAACAACCTGTCGGGTTCGCAAAGCGCACTGTCGCAGGCGATCAACCGCCTGTCGTCGGGCAAGCGTGTGAACACCGCTGCTGACGACGCGGCAGGTCTCGCGATCGCGACGTCGCAAACGGCATCGATCAACGCTCTGACGCAAGGTGCAGCTAACGCCAACAACGGCATTTCGATGGTGCAAACCACGAACGGCGCACTGCAATCGGTCGTCGACAACCTGCAACGTATCCGCCAGCTGGCTGTGGAAGCAGGCGACGGCTCGCTCGACTCGAACGCACTGGCTAACCTCCAGTCGGAAGTGTCGACCCGTCTGACGGAAATCACCCGCGTCGCGCAACAAACGACGTTCAACGGCCAGAAGGTTCTGACCGGTATCAGCTCGGTCAACTTCCAGATCGGCGCATTCAACGGCCAGCAGATCACGGCGAACTTCGGTTCGCAGGCATGGGATTCGACGAGCCTCGGCATCAACGCGCTGAGCGTTTCGACGGCATCGGCAGCTCAGTCAGCAATGAGCACGATCGACAACGTCCTGACGAGCGTCAACACCTTCCAGGCAACGCTGGGTGCAACGCAGAACACGTTCCAGGCTGCAATCTCGACGACGCAAACGCAAGCAACGAACATGAGCGCAGCACGTTCGCAGATCACCGACGCAGACTTCGCGACGGAAACGGCGAACCTGTCGAAGGCTCAGGTTCTGCAACAAGCTGGTATCTCGGTGCTCGCGCAAGCGAACTCGATGCCGCAGCAAGTTCTGAAGCTTCTCCAGTAA
- the fliD gene encoding flagellar filament capping protein FliD codes for MTTTSTSTSSSDITSLLQQAAQSIISGSTKSTLDVNSLVSALVTAKTAAQTAQITTKQTSDNAEISAIGKIKSALSSLQTALSGLSDGTALNQLAVAVSGTGVTATAAPGSGAVAGNYTLAVTNIATANKISSQAFASNAPLGSGTLTVGVGTSTMSINVSSTDTLASIANSINTANNNPGVSAAVITAADGQHLVLTSTQTGQANQVTISAGTGVNAGLNTASFTQVTPGADAKFSIDGNAVTSATNTITSALTGVSIDISGASASSTQTISITNDTAASTKAINDFVTAYNNYITTETGLTWDPTQATGSQAGALLGDSMTNTITNGLGGLIGGGISVGGKTFSLSSIGINLQHDGTLSVDSTTLQNALTSNSSAVASVFNTTNGIGTTLNSFINTYTQTSGTIDQRTQALNTDLSNLSDQATQLTNYQSQLTDQYNAQFSALNTLMTTMQNNTAYLNQLFGGGGLSGSLNAK; via the coding sequence ATGACCACCACGTCGACTTCGACTTCATCAAGTGACATCACCTCCCTGCTACAGCAGGCGGCACAGTCCATTATCAGTGGCTCGACCAAGTCGACCCTCGATGTCAACTCTCTGGTGTCGGCGCTCGTAACGGCGAAAACAGCGGCCCAAACGGCGCAAATCACGACCAAGCAGACTTCGGACAACGCCGAAATCTCTGCAATCGGCAAGATCAAATCGGCACTCTCGTCGTTGCAGACCGCACTGAGCGGCCTGTCGGACGGTACGGCGCTCAACCAGCTCGCAGTCGCTGTCAGCGGCACGGGCGTCACGGCAACGGCTGCTCCTGGCAGCGGCGCGGTGGCTGGCAACTACACGCTCGCCGTCACCAACATCGCGACGGCGAACAAGATTTCCTCGCAGGCTTTCGCTTCGAACGCGCCCCTCGGCAGCGGCACGCTGACGGTCGGCGTCGGCACCAGCACAATGTCGATCAACGTCTCGTCGACCGACACGCTGGCAAGCATCGCCAACTCGATCAACACGGCAAACAACAATCCTGGTGTGTCGGCCGCCGTCATCACGGCAGCGGACGGCCAGCACCTCGTGCTGACCTCGACGCAGACGGGCCAGGCCAACCAGGTCACGATATCGGCAGGCACGGGCGTCAACGCCGGCCTGAACACGGCAAGCTTCACGCAGGTCACGCCCGGCGCGGACGCGAAGTTCTCGATCGACGGCAACGCGGTCACGAGCGCAACCAACACCATCACGTCGGCACTCACGGGCGTCAGCATCGACATCTCGGGCGCGTCGGCAAGCAGCACGCAAACGATCTCGATCACCAACGACACGGCGGCTTCGACGAAAGCGATCAACGATTTCGTCACCGCCTACAACAACTACATCACGACCGAAACGGGCCTGACGTGGGACCCCACGCAGGCGACGGGCTCGCAGGCCGGGGCGCTGCTCGGCGATTCGATGACGAATACGATCACGAACGGTCTGGGTGGCTTGATCGGCGGTGGCATTTCCGTCGGCGGCAAGACTTTCAGCCTGTCGTCGATCGGCATCAACCTGCAGCACGACGGCACGCTGTCGGTCGATTCGACCACGCTGCAGAACGCGCTGACCAGCAACAGCTCGGCCGTCGCATCAGTATTCAACACGACGAACGGCATCGGCACGACGCTGAACTCGTTCATCAACACGTACACGCAGACGAGCGGCACGATCGACCAACGCACGCAGGCCCTGAACACCGACCTGAGCAATCTGTCGGATCAGGCGACGCAGCTCACGAACTATCAGAGCCAGTTGACCGATCAGTACAATGCGCAGTTCTCGGCGCTGAACACGCTGATGACGACGATGCAGAACAACACGGCCTACCTGAACCAGTTGTTCGGCGGCGGCGGCCTGTCGGGCTCGCTGAACGCGAAGTAA
- a CDS encoding aldo/keto reductase, producing MQKRNLGTSQLQVAPLMFGGNVFGWTADEATSFSILDAFSDAGLNFIDTADVYSAWVPDNHGGESETIIGKWFAKSGKRDKIVLSTKVGMLGSRKGLSAGNIRAAVEDSLRRLQTDYIDVYFSHLDDEETPLAETLGAYQQLVEAGKLRVIGASNYGGARLQEALQIARDNGLPQYQVIQPEYNLYDRAAYETDLEPVALAARLGVVCYYSLASGFLSGKYRSRDDLSKSARGRKVEGYLNERGFAILNALDEVAQRHGSTPASVALAWLIARPSITAPIASATSVKQLESLVAAVHLTLTDADLRILNDASA from the coding sequence ATGCAGAAACGCAATCTCGGCACGTCGCAATTGCAGGTCGCGCCGCTGATGTTCGGCGGAAATGTGTTCGGCTGGACGGCCGACGAAGCGACGTCGTTCTCCATCCTCGACGCGTTCTCCGACGCCGGCCTGAATTTCATCGATACCGCCGACGTCTATTCCGCCTGGGTGCCGGACAATCACGGCGGCGAGTCGGAGACGATCATCGGCAAGTGGTTCGCGAAGTCGGGCAAGCGCGACAAAATCGTGCTGTCGACCAAGGTCGGCATGCTGGGAAGCCGCAAGGGATTGTCGGCGGGCAACATCCGCGCGGCTGTTGAAGATTCGCTGCGGCGCCTGCAGACGGACTATATCGACGTGTATTTCTCGCATCTCGACGACGAGGAGACGCCGCTCGCGGAAACGCTGGGCGCGTATCAGCAGCTGGTCGAAGCGGGCAAGCTGCGGGTGATCGGCGCGTCGAACTACGGCGGCGCGCGCTTGCAGGAAGCGCTGCAGATCGCGCGGGACAACGGCCTGCCGCAATATCAGGTGATCCAGCCGGAGTACAACCTGTACGACCGCGCGGCCTATGAAACCGATCTAGAACCGGTTGCGCTCGCCGCGCGGCTGGGCGTCGTCTGCTATTACAGCCTCGCGAGCGGCTTTCTGTCGGGAAAGTACCGTTCGCGCGACGATCTGTCGAAAAGCGCGCGTGGCCGGAAGGTCGAGGGTTATCTGAATGAACGCGGCTTCGCGATCCTCAATGCACTCGACGAAGTGGCGCAGCGGCACGGCAGTACGCCTGCTTCGGTGGCGCTGGCATGGCTGATAGCGCGGCCGAGCATCACGGCGCCGATCGCCAGCGCAACGTCGGTCAAACAGCTGGAAAGTCTTGTCGCAGCGGTGCATTTGACGCTCACCGACGCCGATTTGCGCATATTGAACGACGCAAGTGCCTGA
- a CDS encoding glycosyltransferase family 41 protein, with protein MNQRITVDHANLLNTALAHHQAGRLAEAKAIYDEILRVNPRHSDALHFLGLLACQIQQHDAGITLMRQSIAILPNAIYHNNLGNALREHGQLKQAIDSYREAVALNPGYAEAHNNLGNALREDRQPDAAMRSSAQAIELRPGYAEAYNNLGNALKDLGEVDSAVLAYRKAIAFRHEYADAHNNLGNALMELGKYDEAIDSYQAAIAFEPDRALFHNSLGTLLLARGDLAGAAASLKRSIKLDPEQPGVHNNLANTLRDAGEHGPAAHHYSKAMQLAQTIVDSYQGGAATASRMTLAEAYATLGNAWYGLGRYDEAIDSYQRSVGLTDDDAEVHHNLAVAYLKTERSDDALRYARTALARKDGSARMHINLGDVLRSLGDLEAAASSYRSAIERSPDADIAHTALLFCEASMSQRPVDAYLADAVYFGKRIAANVTQFMHRRVPRGKRPLRVGFVSGDLRTHPVGIFTESVLRHIDPLRVGLIAYPTSDVVDDTTLRLRPLFDAWTPLWKLSRDAAAQRIFDDGIDILLDMAGHTAFNRLPVFAMKPAPVQVTWLGFFASTGVAQIDYMLGDRYVLPPEEAHHFIEKPWHLPDGYLCMTPPEHDIAVRPLPMQSNGFITFGYLGKLAKMTDEVLELWARVLHHVPGSRLLIKAHELDRKHVADATCARFAARGIDASQLVLEGGSRRKEYLETFNRIDIVLSPFPYPGGTTTAEALWMGVPVVAMKGDRFLGHICESVLHSAGFGEWICDDQAGYVEKVCELASDVDALANLRAGMREQVLASPMCDARRFARNFEDALDGMWRVYEQDVK; from the coding sequence ATGAACCAAAGGATCACAGTGGATCACGCTAACCTTCTCAACACGGCGCTTGCGCATCATCAAGCCGGGCGGCTCGCCGAAGCCAAGGCGATCTACGACGAGATCCTGCGCGTCAATCCCCGCCATTCGGATGCGCTGCATTTTCTCGGGCTGCTCGCCTGTCAGATTCAACAACATGACGCGGGCATCACGCTGATGCGCCAGTCGATCGCGATTCTGCCGAACGCGATCTACCACAACAACCTCGGCAACGCATTGCGCGAGCACGGTCAGCTGAAGCAGGCGATCGACAGTTATCGCGAGGCCGTGGCGCTCAATCCGGGTTACGCGGAAGCGCACAACAATCTCGGCAATGCGCTGCGCGAAGATCGTCAGCCAGATGCGGCGATGCGCAGCAGCGCGCAAGCCATCGAATTGCGGCCTGGTTACGCCGAAGCGTATAACAACCTCGGCAACGCGCTGAAGGATCTCGGCGAGGTCGATAGCGCGGTGCTCGCGTATCGCAAGGCGATCGCGTTCAGGCACGAGTACGCGGACGCGCACAACAACCTCGGCAACGCGCTGATGGAGCTCGGCAAGTACGACGAGGCGATCGACAGCTATCAGGCCGCGATTGCATTCGAACCGGACCGTGCGCTGTTTCATAACAGTCTCGGCACACTGCTGCTGGCGCGCGGCGATCTCGCAGGAGCCGCGGCGAGTCTGAAACGGTCGATCAAGCTAGATCCTGAGCAGCCCGGCGTGCACAACAATCTCGCCAACACGCTGCGCGATGCGGGCGAGCACGGGCCGGCCGCGCATCACTATTCGAAGGCGATGCAACTCGCACAGACTATCGTCGATTCTTATCAGGGCGGCGCGGCCACGGCATCTCGCATGACACTCGCCGAAGCCTACGCGACGCTCGGCAACGCGTGGTACGGGCTGGGCCGCTACGATGAGGCGATCGACAGCTATCAGCGTTCCGTCGGACTCACCGACGACGACGCCGAAGTTCATCACAATCTCGCGGTTGCGTATCTGAAAACGGAGCGTTCGGACGACGCGTTGCGTTATGCGCGCACGGCGCTCGCGCGCAAGGATGGTTCGGCCCGAATGCACATCAATCTCGGCGACGTGCTGCGGTCGCTGGGCGATCTGGAAGCGGCCGCGAGCAGCTATCGCAGCGCGATCGAGCGGTCGCCGGATGCCGACATCGCGCATACGGCGCTGCTGTTTTGCGAGGCGAGCATGTCGCAACGGCCGGTCGACGCGTATCTGGCCGATGCCGTCTATTTTGGTAAGCGGATCGCGGCGAACGTCACGCAGTTCATGCATCGGCGCGTGCCGCGCGGCAAGCGGCCGTTGCGCGTCGGCTTTGTTTCGGGCGACTTGCGCACGCATCCCGTCGGCATTTTCACCGAGAGCGTGCTGCGTCACATCGATCCGCTACGCGTCGGACTGATCGCCTATCCGACCAGCGACGTCGTCGACGACACGACACTGCGCCTCAGGCCACTATTCGACGCATGGACGCCGCTGTGGAAACTGTCGCGCGACGCGGCGGCGCAGCGCATCTTCGACGACGGCATCGATATCCTGCTCGACATGGCGGGCCACACCGCGTTCAACCGCCTGCCCGTGTTCGCGATGAAGCCGGCGCCCGTTCAGGTAACGTGGCTTGGCTTCTTTGCATCGACTGGCGTCGCGCAGATCGACTACATGCTCGGCGATCGCTACGTGCTGCCGCCTGAAGAAGCGCATCACTTCATCGAAAAGCCCTGGCATCTGCCCGACGGCTATCTGTGCATGACGCCGCCCGAGCACGACATCGCCGTCCGCCCGCTGCCGATGCAGTCGAACGGTTTCATCACCTTCGGCTATCTCGGCAAGCTCGCGAAGATGACGGACGAAGTGCTCGAACTGTGGGCGCGCGTGTTGCATCACGTGCCCGGTTCGCGCCTCCTCATCAAGGCGCATGAACTTGACAGGAAGCATGTCGCCGACGCGACCTGCGCGCGTTTCGCCGCGCGCGGCATCGACGCTTCACAACTCGTGCTCGAGGGCGGCTCCAGGCGCAAGGAATACCTGGAGACGTTCAATCGCATCGATATCGTGCTCAGTCCTTTCCCGTATCCGGGCGGCACGACGACGGCTGAAGCGCTATGGATGGGCGTGCCCGTCGTGGCGATGAAAGGCGACCGCTTCCTCGGCCATATCTGCGAGAGCGTGCTGCATTCGGCGGGGTTCGGCGAGTGGATCTGCGACGATCAGGCGGGTTACGTCGAAAAGGTCTGCGAACTGGCGTCCGACGTCGATGCGCTGGCGAACCTGCGCGCGGGAATGCGTGAGCAGGTGCTCGCATCGCCGATGTGCGATGCGCGCCGGTTCGCGCGCAACTTCGAGGATGCGCTCGACGGCATGTGGCGCGTGTACGAGCAAGACGTGAAGTAA
- a CDS encoding flagellar protein FliT: MNDSLTRALDLTRALEHAVSQQDWVRASAIVEERSPLLMSLRPEQTPEALDKIRTIQRIDAGISAQARNGMDRLSDRHGNALQRIKSVSMYHTTGML; the protein is encoded by the coding sequence ATGAACGACTCTCTGACTCGCGCACTGGACCTGACCCGCGCTCTGGAACACGCGGTTTCGCAACAAGACTGGGTGCGTGCGTCGGCGATCGTCGAAGAGCGCTCGCCGCTGCTGATGTCGCTGCGCCCGGAACAGACGCCCGAAGCGCTCGACAAGATCCGCACGATCCAGCGCATCGACGCCGGCATTTCAGCGCAGGCTCGCAACGGCATGGACCGGCTTTCCGACCGGCATGGCAATGCGCTTCAGCGCATCAAGTCGGTGAGCATGTATCACACGACGGGCATGCTCTGA